In one Mycobacterium heckeshornense genomic region, the following are encoded:
- the folC gene encoding bifunctional tetrahydrofolate synthase/dihydrofolate synthase — MTAEPLGRHSPGPAPDEIAALLQVEHLLDQRWPETRIEPSLTRISALMDLLGSPQRGYPSIHIAGTNGKTSVARMVDALLRALHRRTGRTTSPHLQSVVERIAIDGKPISPADYVATYRDIEPYVQMIDQQSQSGGGPAMSKFEVLTAMAFAAFADAPVDVAVVEVGLGGRWDATNVINAPVAAITPISIDHVDYLGDDIAGIAAEKAGIIRKADGPVDTVAVIARQVPEVMDVLLAQCARADAQVAREDSEFAVRDRRVAVGGQLLDLQGLGGVYSDVYLPLHGEHQAHNAAVALAAVEAFFGAGPQRQLDGDAVRAGFAAVTSPGRLERMRSTPTVFIDAAHNPAGAAALARALADEFNFRFLVGVVSVLADKDVGGILAALEPVLDRVVITHNGSPRALDVESLALVAEQRFGPDRVVTAEKLQDAVDTATAMVDDAAGGDASGTGIVITGSVVTAGAARTLFGRDPQ, encoded by the coding sequence TCGCGGCGCTGTTGCAGGTCGAGCACCTGCTCGATCAGCGCTGGCCGGAAACTCGCATCGAGCCGAGCCTGACGCGCATCAGTGCGCTGATGGATCTGCTTGGCTCACCCCAACGGGGCTACCCGTCGATCCACATCGCTGGCACCAACGGCAAAACCTCGGTGGCGCGGATGGTCGATGCACTGCTGCGAGCGCTCCACCGGCGCACCGGTCGCACCACCAGCCCGCACCTTCAGTCCGTGGTGGAGCGCATTGCAATCGACGGCAAACCGATCAGCCCCGCCGACTATGTCGCTACCTACCGCGATATCGAGCCTTATGTGCAGATGATCGACCAGCAGTCGCAGTCCGGTGGCGGTCCGGCGATGAGCAAGTTCGAAGTGCTCACCGCGATGGCGTTCGCCGCATTCGCCGATGCGCCAGTCGATGTCGCGGTGGTGGAAGTCGGTCTGGGCGGTCGGTGGGACGCCACCAACGTGATCAACGCACCGGTAGCCGCCATCACTCCGATCAGCATCGACCATGTCGACTACCTCGGCGACGACATCGCGGGCATCGCCGCGGAGAAAGCAGGGATTATCCGTAAAGCCGACGGTCCCGTGGACACTGTCGCGGTCATCGCCCGCCAGGTGCCGGAGGTTATGGATGTGCTGCTGGCGCAATGCGCGCGGGCCGACGCGCAGGTGGCGCGCGAGGACTCCGAGTTCGCGGTGCGCGACCGCCGGGTCGCTGTCGGCGGCCAGCTGCTCGATCTGCAGGGCCTCGGCGGAGTGTACTCCGATGTCTATCTGCCGCTGCACGGCGAACACCAGGCGCACAACGCGGCGGTGGCGCTGGCGGCGGTCGAGGCGTTTTTCGGCGCGGGCCCGCAGCGCCAGCTCGACGGCGACGCGGTTCGCGCCGGCTTCGCAGCCGTGACCAGCCCCGGCCGGCTGGAGCGCATGCGCAGCACGCCGACGGTATTCATCGACGCCGCGCATAACCCGGCGGGGGCGGCCGCGCTTGCGAGGGCGCTGGCCGATGAGTTCAACTTCCGGTTCCTCGTCGGTGTGGTCAGTGTGCTGGCCGACAAGGACGTCGGTGGCATCCTCGCCGCCTTGGAGCCCGTCTTGGACCGGGTCGTCATTACCCACAACGGATCGCCGCGGGCTCTGGACGTCGAGTCGCTGGCCTTGGTGGCCGAGCAGCGGTTCGGCCCGGACCGGGTCGTCACCGCTGAGAAGCTGCAAGACGCCGTCGACACCGCGACGGCGATGGTCGACGACGCCGCGGGTGGGGACGCGTCCGGCACCGGCATCGTCATCACCGGCTCGGTAGTCACCGCCGGCGCCGCGCGCACCTTGTTTGGTCGCGATCCGCAATGA
- the ndk gene encoding nucleoside-diphosphate kinase, whose product MTRADDDAERSDEEERRTLLLIKPDAVARGLIGEIISRIERKGLTFAALELRKVSQDLARQHYAEHEGKAFFTPLLDFITSGTVVAAIVEGPRAIPALRQIAGATDPVAKAAPGTIRGDFALETQFNLVHGSDSAESARREIALWFPDHR is encoded by the coding sequence GTGACACGCGCCGACGACGATGCAGAGCGAAGCGATGAGGAGGAGCGGCGCACCCTGCTCTTGATCAAGCCGGACGCCGTCGCCCGTGGGCTCATCGGTGAGATCATCAGCCGCATCGAACGCAAAGGCCTCACCTTCGCCGCGCTTGAGCTCAGAAAGGTCAGCCAGGACCTGGCTCGCCAGCACTACGCCGAGCACGAGGGCAAAGCCTTCTTCACTCCGTTGCTCGATTTCATCACGTCCGGCACCGTGGTGGCAGCAATTGTTGAGGGTCCGCGGGCGATCCCGGCGTTGCGGCAGATTGCCGGGGCCACCGACCCGGTCGCGAAGGCGGCTCCGGGCACGATCCGAGGAGACTTCGCGCTGGAAACGCAGTTCAACCTGGTCCACGGCTCGGATTCGGCGGAATCTGCCCGGCGGGAGATCGCACTGTGGTTTCCCGACCACCGCTAG
- the rpmA gene encoding 50S ribosomal protein L27, whose product MAHKKGASSSRNGRDSAAQRLGVKRFGGQVVKAGEILVRQRGTKFHPGINVGRGGDDTLFARAAGAVQFGVKRGRKTVSVVPAGPTAD is encoded by the coding sequence ATGGCACACAAAAAGGGTGCGTCCAGCTCGCGCAACGGCCGTGATTCCGCTGCCCAGCGGCTAGGTGTCAAGCGGTTCGGCGGGCAAGTTGTCAAGGCCGGTGAAATCCTGGTGCGCCAGCGTGGCACCAAATTCCACCCCGGGATCAACGTCGGCCGCGGCGGCGACGACACGCTGTTCGCCAGGGCGGCCGGGGCGGTGCAGTTCGGCGTCAAGCGGGGACGCAAGACCGTCAGCGTTGTGCCCGCCGGCCCTACGGCGGACTGA
- a CDS encoding NAD-dependent protein deacetylase: MRIPDIAVPELVALLAGRRVVALTGAGISTDSGIPDYRGPNSPPSSPMTIRQFTSDPAFRRRYWARNHVGWRHMDTAVPNAGHRALARLERCGAVSGIITQNVDLLHTKAGSRTVVNLHGSYARVVCLSCDYLTSRAALADQLEALNPGFIERSEAVGGLAVAPDADAAVSDTAAFRYPECPSCAGMLKPDIVYFGENVPKNRVAQAYSLIDSADALLVAGSSLTVFSGYRFVRHAAAAGMPIAIVNRGRTRGDDLAAVKVDGGCSEVLTLLADELGRAPVRAAGSW; this comes from the coding sequence ATGCGGATTCCCGACATTGCCGTGCCTGAGCTGGTCGCCCTGTTGGCCGGGCGTCGTGTGGTGGCGCTGACGGGCGCCGGAATCTCCACCGACTCCGGTATTCCGGACTATCGCGGACCAAATTCACCACCCAGCAGCCCGATGACGATCCGCCAGTTCACCTCCGATCCGGCATTCCGGCGGCGGTACTGGGCGCGCAACCACGTTGGCTGGCGGCACATGGACACCGCGGTGCCCAACGCGGGGCATCGGGCGTTGGCCCGCCTCGAGCGCTGCGGCGCAGTGAGCGGGATCATTACCCAGAACGTCGACCTGTTGCACACCAAGGCCGGCAGCCGCACGGTGGTCAATCTGCACGGCAGCTACGCGCGGGTGGTGTGTCTGAGCTGCGACTACCTGACCAGCCGTGCGGCCCTGGCCGACCAGCTGGAGGCGCTGAACCCGGGATTCATCGAGCGATCCGAAGCCGTGGGCGGGCTGGCTGTCGCTCCGGACGCCGATGCCGCCGTCAGCGACACCGCCGCGTTCCGCTACCCGGAGTGCCCGTCCTGCGCCGGCATGCTCAAACCCGACATTGTCTACTTCGGCGAAAATGTTCCCAAAAACCGTGTTGCCCAAGCATATTCGTTGATCGATAGCGCTGATGCGTTGCTGGTGGCGGGATCATCGCTGACGGTGTTCTCCGGCTACCGGTTTGTGCGCCACGCGGCCGCAGCCGGCATGCCGATCGCCATCGTCAACCGCGGCCGCACCCGCGGCGACGACCTGGCCGCGGTCAAGGTTGACGGCGGTTGCTCGGAGGTTTTGACCTTGCTGGCCGACGAACTCGGCCGTGCCCCGGTCCGGGCAGCCGGCTCGTGGTGA
- a CDS encoding cysteine hydrolase family protein, which translates to MSDTAVLVVDMLNTYRHPDAELLISNVAQISEPLADVVRRARTRDDVDLVYVNDNYGDFTAEFSDIVRSALEGARPDLVEPIVPAAGSLSVTKVRHSVFYSTPLGYLLGRLGTKRLILTGQVTEQCILYSALDAYVRHFPVVVPTDAVAHIDADLGAAALTMMARNMDAELTRAAHCLD; encoded by the coding sequence ATGAGTGATACCGCTGTGCTGGTTGTCGACATGCTGAATACCTATCGGCATCCCGACGCCGAACTACTGATTTCCAATGTCGCGCAGATCAGCGAGCCGCTGGCCGATGTGGTGCGCCGCGCGCGCACTCGCGACGACGTCGACCTGGTATACGTCAACGACAACTACGGCGATTTCACCGCCGAGTTCTCCGACATCGTCCGCTCGGCACTCGAGGGTGCCCGGCCAGATCTGGTGGAGCCGATCGTGCCGGCTGCGGGCAGCCTCAGCGTCACCAAAGTCCGCCACAGCGTGTTCTATTCCACGCCACTGGGATATCTGCTCGGGCGTCTTGGCACCAAACGGTTGATCCTCACCGGGCAAGTCACCGAGCAGTGCATCCTGTACAGCGCGCTTGACGCCTACGTGCGCCACTTTCCGGTCGTGGTGCCCACGGACGCCGTCGCCCACATCGACGCGGATCTGGGTGCGGCGGCGCTGACGATGATGGCACGCAACATGGACGCCGAGCTGACCCGGGCGGCGCACTGCCTGGATTGA
- a CDS encoding NAD(+) synthase, protein MDFYCAYSHGFVRVAACTHRTTIGDPASNAESVLRLARECHDDAVALAVFPELTLSGYSIEDILLQDTLLDAVEDALLDVVAASANLLPVLVVGAPLRYRHRIYNTAVVIHRGVVLGVAPKSYLPTYREFYEQRQLAAGDDEHGTIRIGGAQVPFGPDLLFAAADLPGFVLHVEICEDMFVPLPPSAEAALAGATVLANLSGSPITIGRAEDRCLLARSASARCLAAYVYAAAGEGESTTDLAWDGQTMIWENGVLLAQSERFPKGERHSVADVDTELLRSQRLRMGTFDDNRRHHRVLAESFRRIEFRLDPPTGDIGLRREVERFPFVPADPSRLEQDCYEAYNIQVAGLEQRLRALNYPKIVIGISGGLDSTHALIVAARAMDRENRPRSDILAFTLPGFATGERTKGNAIRLAHALGVTFEEIDIRDTAQLMLTTIDHPFARGEKVYDVTFENVQAGLRTDYLFRLANQRGGIVLGTGDLSELALGWSTYGVGDQMSHYNINGGVPKTLIQHLIRWVISSGQFDDEVCATLQSVLDTEITPELVPPGGEEEIQSSEAKVGPYVLQDFSLFHVLRYGFRPSKIAFLAYHAWSDPDRGTWPPGFPEDKRPSYSLHDIRHWLKVFVERFYSFSQFKRSALPNGPKVSHGGALSPRGDWRAPSDMSARAWLDEIEREIPDSAPG, encoded by the coding sequence ATGGACTTCTACTGCGCTTACAGCCACGGATTCGTGCGTGTCGCCGCGTGCACGCACCGGACCACGATCGGCGACCCTGCGAGCAACGCCGAGTCGGTGCTGCGGTTGGCCCGCGAATGCCACGACGACGCCGTCGCGCTGGCGGTGTTTCCCGAGTTGACGCTGTCCGGCTACTCCATCGAGGACATCCTGCTGCAGGACACTCTGCTCGACGCCGTCGAAGACGCTTTGCTCGACGTCGTCGCGGCCTCCGCCAACCTGCTGCCGGTGCTGGTGGTCGGCGCGCCACTGCGCTACCGGCACCGCATCTACAACACCGCGGTCGTCATTCACCGCGGGGTTGTGCTCGGCGTCGCGCCCAAGTCGTATTTGCCCACCTACCGGGAGTTCTACGAGCAGCGCCAACTCGCGGCCGGAGACGACGAACACGGCACGATCCGTATCGGCGGCGCCCAGGTGCCGTTCGGCCCGGATCTGCTGTTCGCCGCCGCGGACCTGCCGGGTTTCGTCCTGCACGTCGAAATCTGCGAGGACATGTTCGTGCCGCTTCCGCCGAGCGCGGAGGCGGCACTGGCCGGTGCGACGGTGCTGGCCAACCTGTCCGGCAGCCCCATCACGATCGGGCGCGCCGAAGACCGCTGCCTGCTGGCGCGTTCAGCGTCAGCGCGGTGTCTGGCCGCCTACGTCTACGCTGCCGCGGGCGAAGGTGAGTCGACCACCGATCTGGCCTGGGACGGTCAGACCATGATCTGGGAGAACGGGGTACTGCTCGCCCAATCCGAACGCTTTCCCAAAGGGGAACGCCATTCAGTCGCCGACGTCGACACCGAATTGCTGCGGTCGCAGCGGTTGCGGATGGGCACCTTCGACGACAACCGGCGTCATCACCGGGTGCTGGCAGAGTCGTTCCGGCGCATCGAGTTTCGGCTCGACCCCCCGACCGGCGATATCGGGCTGCGACGCGAGGTTGAGCGGTTTCCGTTCGTGCCGGCCGATCCGTCGCGGTTGGAACAGGACTGCTACGAGGCGTACAACATTCAGGTCGCCGGGCTCGAGCAGCGGCTGCGAGCGCTGAACTACCCGAAAATCGTGATCGGTATTTCCGGCGGGCTGGACTCCACCCACGCACTGATCGTCGCGGCCCGCGCCATGGACCGGGAAAACCGGCCGCGGAGCGACATTTTGGCGTTCACACTGCCCGGCTTTGCCACCGGGGAGCGCACGAAGGGCAACGCGATTAGGCTGGCACACGCGCTGGGAGTGACCTTTGAGGAAATCGACATCCGCGACACCGCCCAACTGATGCTCACCACCATCGATCACCCGTTTGCCCGCGGCGAGAAGGTCTACGACGTCACCTTCGAAAATGTCCAGGCCGGCTTGCGCACCGACTACCTGTTCCGGCTGGCCAACCAGCGGGGCGGCATCGTGCTCGGCACCGGTGATCTGTCCGAGCTGGCGCTGGGCTGGTCGACATACGGTGTCGGAGACCAGATGTCGCACTACAATATCAATGGTGGCGTACCGAAAACGCTGATCCAGCACCTGATCCGCTGGGTGATCTCCTCCGGCCAGTTCGACGACGAGGTCTGTGCCACACTGCAGTCCGTCCTCGACACCGAGATAACCCCTGAACTGGTGCCCCCCGGAGGGGAAGAGGAGATCCAAAGCAGCGAAGCAAAGGTCGGCCCATATGTGCTACAAGACTTTTCGCTGTTCCATGTCTTGCGTTACGGGTTTCGCCCGTCGAAGATCGCGTTTCTGGCCTACCACGCCTGGAGCGACCCCGACCGCGGCACGTGGCCGCCCGGCTTTCCCGAAGACAAGCGGCCGTCGTACTCACTGCACGATATCCGGCACTGGCTGAAGGTTTTCGTGGAGAGGTTCTACTCGTTCAGCCAATTCAAGCGTTCGGCCCTGCCGAACGGGCCCAAGGTGTCTCATGGGGGAGCGTTGTCTCCGCGCGGCGACTGGCGCGCGCCATCGGACATGTCGGCACGGGCCTGGCTCGACGAAATCGAGCGGGAGATACCTGACTCAGCGCCGGGGTAG
- a CDS encoding enoyl-CoA hydratase/isomerase family protein: MPTPDDSSPRPPEGDWLGTKYLRFTREGPFAVVTLDRPHARNAMTAAMYFGIRYAVTRVNSDPGLAGLLITGTGDVFAPGGDLGGGGDDNWMPFGSALSMDVTRFDTLRKSAKPVVCAVNGLCQGGGLQIAMCSDVAVVSDRATFRVPELYRGIADTYYSQMLARIIGPVRTRDLMFTGRTLTADEAVQWGMVARVVPHDQLMDAAREVLAQCCRTAPGARRTVKASLDNYLGLYDRIGMEASIESAEAVEGFRAFAERRSPNWVHPELRVDGRL; encoded by the coding sequence ATGCCGACACCCGACGACAGCAGCCCACGCCCGCCCGAGGGCGACTGGTTAGGAACGAAGTACCTGCGATTTACCCGGGAAGGTCCGTTCGCGGTCGTGACGCTGGACCGCCCGCATGCGCGCAACGCCATGACAGCCGCGATGTACTTCGGCATCCGCTACGCCGTCACCCGGGTCAACTCCGACCCGGGTCTGGCAGGGCTGCTGATCACCGGAACCGGTGACGTGTTCGCCCCGGGCGGTGATCTCGGCGGCGGCGGTGACGACAACTGGATGCCGTTCGGGTCGGCGCTATCGATGGATGTGACGCGGTTCGACACATTGCGGAAGTCGGCCAAACCGGTGGTTTGTGCGGTCAACGGCCTGTGCCAGGGCGGCGGACTGCAGATCGCGATGTGCAGCGACGTCGCGGTGGTCAGCGACCGGGCAACGTTTCGTGTTCCCGAGTTGTACCGCGGCATCGCCGACACCTATTACAGCCAGATGCTGGCCCGCATCATCGGCCCGGTCCGCACCCGCGATCTGATGTTCACCGGCCGGACGCTGACGGCCGACGAGGCGGTCCAGTGGGGCATGGTGGCGCGGGTGGTGCCGCACGACCAGTTGATGGATGCCGCGCGCGAGGTGCTGGCCCAGTGTTGCCGGACAGCGCCCGGAGCTCGCCGCACCGTGAAGGCCAGCCTGGACAACTACCTGGGCCTCTACGACCGGATCGGGATGGAGGCCAGCATCGAAAGCGCCGAAGCCGTCGAAGGATTCCGGGCCTTCGCCGAACGGCGATCCCCGAACTGGGTGCACCCTGAGCTGCGGGTGGACGGTCGCTTGTAG
- a CDS encoding ribokinase: MTTRVCVVGSVNLDTVFDVDALPRPGETVLAASMRSQPGGKGANQAVAAARAGARVQFVGAVGTDPVGERLREHLVSNGVDITGLIVIAGPSGHAAILVDSAGENTIVVAPGANGRLTLDSSDARAVVADCDVLLLQLEIPVTAAVAAARVARSAGAVVMLNASPPATDLAELAGLTDVVVVNESEAAQWHWPVPHLVITRGARGASYVSGHTNLAVPAPTVEPVDTAGAGDVFAGVLAAGWSGDVDHALRRACAAGALATLVPGAGDCAPLNEAIDDAVVPG; the protein is encoded by the coding sequence ATGACGACACGGGTATGCGTGGTAGGCAGCGTCAATCTGGACACCGTGTTCGACGTCGACGCGTTACCGCGCCCGGGCGAAACCGTGTTGGCCGCGTCGATGCGATCCCAACCCGGTGGCAAGGGCGCCAACCAGGCGGTGGCCGCGGCGCGGGCCGGCGCCCGGGTGCAGTTCGTCGGCGCAGTAGGCACCGACCCGGTGGGTGAGCGGCTGCGCGAACACCTCGTCTCCAACGGCGTGGACATTACCGGGCTGATCGTGATCGCTGGACCAAGTGGTCACGCGGCGATTTTGGTCGATTCCGCGGGTGAGAACACGATCGTCGTTGCACCCGGCGCCAACGGCCGACTCACGCTGGACTCCTCTGACGCACGCGCTGTCGTCGCCGATTGCGATGTGTTGTTGCTGCAGTTGGAGATTCCGGTGACCGCGGCGGTCGCCGCGGCCAGGGTGGCCCGTTCGGCCGGCGCCGTCGTCATGCTCAACGCGTCACCGCCAGCCACGGACCTGGCCGAACTTGCCGGGCTGACCGACGTCGTCGTGGTCAACGAATCCGAGGCGGCGCAGTGGCATTGGCCGGTCCCGCATTTGGTGATCACCCGCGGAGCACGTGGGGCGTCTTATGTCAGCGGGCACACCAACCTGGCGGTGCCCGCACCGACGGTCGAACCGGTGGACACCGCCGGGGCCGGCGATGTATTCGCCGGGGTGCTGGCCGCAGGCTGGTCCGGTGACGTCGACCACGCCCTGCGTCGCGCCTGCGCGGCCGGCGCCTTGGCGACACTGGTTCCCGGGGCCGGTGACTGCGCACCGCTGAACGAGGCCATCGACGACGCCGTCGTCCCGGGCTGA
- a CDS encoding adenylate/guanylate cyclase domain-containing protein, which translates to MLSLLSIQSKVMVMLLLSSIVSVAVIGMIGFESGRGALRNAVSQRLLELRDSQTRAVAALFADLANSLIVYSRDPTTVDAVRAFTAGFDQLANATISPAEEQALRNYYNNEVIKPTDRVTGSDLDINLLLPHSSAQKYLQAHYTAPFRSNTESRKVDDAGDGSAWSAANARFSSFFREIVTRFDYADGLLLDTNGNVVYCVNKDADLGTNILTGPYRQSNLRVAYEKALGANDIDFVWITDFEPYQAQQDSPTAWLVSPVGTQDKVEGVLALPLPIAKINAIMTANKNWLAAGMGATTETYLAGPDMLMRSDSRLFIEDPKAYQREAVAAGTPRDVVNKAVQLGTTTLVQPVDTAGLRAAQRGQNGVIGDTDYTGNRELEAYGPLSVPNSDLHWSILATRDNSEALVPIASFTKTIVLATTAIIFVICVAAMLLAQLFVRPIRRLEEGTRKISGGDYEVTVPATSRDEIGDLTKAFNEMSRNLQIKEELLNEQRKENDRLLLSLMPAQVAQRYRGGEQTIAEEHQDVSVIFADIVGFDEISNDVPSDMLVRGVDALLRQFDSAAESLGVERIRTLHNGYLASCGVNTPRLDNVHRTVDFAVEMRRIVERFSNQTGYDLSLRAGITTGRVVSGLVGRSSVVYDMWGAAVSLAYQMHSGSPQPGIYVTAQVYEVMRDIRQFTPAGTISVGGAEQPIWRLSERE; encoded by the coding sequence ATGCTCTCCTTGCTGAGCATCCAGTCCAAAGTCATGGTGATGCTGCTGCTTTCGAGCATCGTGTCGGTGGCGGTGATCGGCATGATCGGGTTCGAATCGGGCCGCGGCGCCCTGCGCAACGCGGTCTCGCAGCGGTTGCTGGAGCTGCGCGACTCGCAGACGCGGGCCGTTGCGGCCTTGTTTGCCGACTTGGCGAATTCGTTGATCGTCTACAGCCGCGACCCGACCACGGTCGATGCGGTGCGGGCATTCACAGCGGGCTTCGACCAATTGGCCAACGCGACCATCTCTCCAGCCGAGGAGCAGGCGCTCAGGAACTACTACAACAACGAAGTCATCAAGCCGACCGACCGGGTGACCGGCAGCGATCTGGATATCAACCTGCTGCTGCCACATTCGAGCGCACAGAAGTATCTGCAGGCGCACTACACCGCGCCATTTCGGTCGAACACCGAATCGAGAAAGGTTGACGACGCTGGCGACGGCAGCGCCTGGTCGGCCGCTAACGCCCGCTTCAGCAGTTTCTTCCGGGAAATCGTCACCCGATTCGACTACGCGGACGGACTGCTGCTGGATACGAACGGCAACGTTGTCTACTGCGTGAACAAAGACGCCGATCTGGGGACCAACATCTTGACTGGGCCATATCGCCAATCCAATCTACGGGTGGCGTACGAAAAAGCACTGGGCGCCAATGACATTGACTTCGTTTGGATCACCGACTTTGAGCCGTATCAAGCGCAACAGGACTCACCCACTGCATGGTTGGTGTCGCCGGTCGGCACCCAAGACAAGGTCGAAGGAGTGCTGGCTTTACCGTTGCCGATTGCGAAGATCAACGCCATCATGACCGCGAACAAGAACTGGCTAGCGGCCGGGATGGGCGCGACAACCGAAACGTATCTGGCCGGTCCGGACATGTTGATGCGATCTGATTCCCGGCTCTTCATCGAAGATCCCAAGGCATACCAGCGTGAGGCTGTGGCAGCAGGCACTCCGCGCGACGTCGTGAACAAGGCAGTCCAGTTGGGCACCACAACGCTGGTGCAGCCCGTCGACACCGCCGGTCTTCGCGCGGCACAGCGCGGACAAAACGGTGTCATCGGCGATACCGACTACACGGGCAACCGGGAACTTGAGGCTTATGGCCCCTTGAGCGTGCCGAACTCAGACCTGCATTGGTCCATCCTTGCGACCAGGGACAACTCCGAGGCCCTGGTTCCGATTGCGTCATTTACCAAGACCATTGTATTAGCCACTACGGCAATCATTTTCGTCATTTGCGTGGCGGCGATGCTGCTTGCCCAGCTATTTGTGCGCCCGATTCGGCGGCTGGAAGAGGGAACCAGGAAGATCAGCGGCGGCGACTATGAGGTCACCGTCCCGGCGACTTCGCGCGACGAAATCGGGGACCTGACCAAGGCGTTCAATGAGATGAGCCGGAATCTTCAGATCAAAGAGGAGTTGCTCAACGAGCAACGAAAGGAAAACGACCGCCTGTTGCTGTCTTTGATGCCCGCGCAAGTTGCGCAGCGATACCGGGGCGGAGAGCAGACCATCGCCGAAGAGCACCAGGACGTCAGTGTGATCTTCGCCGACATCGTGGGATTCGACGAGATTTCGAACGACGTGCCGTCCGATATGTTGGTGCGAGGTGTCGACGCGCTGCTCCGACAGTTCGACTCAGCAGCCGAATCCCTTGGCGTCGAGCGAATTCGCACACTCCACAACGGGTACCTTGCCAGCTGCGGCGTCAACACCCCTCGATTGGACAATGTGCACCGGACGGTCGATTTCGCGGTCGAAATGCGGCGCATCGTCGAACGGTTCAGCAACCAAACCGGCTATGATCTGAGCCTTCGGGCCGGCATCACGACGGGAAGAGTCGTCAGCGGGCTGGTAGGAAGATCCAGCGTCGTCTACGACATGTGGGGTGCCGCGGTAAGCCTGGCTTACCAGATGCACAGTGGATCACCGCAACCCGGAATCTACGTCACGGCGCAGGTATACGAAGTGATGCGCGACATTCGGCAGTTCACGCCGGCCGGCACTATCTCGGTCGGTGGAGCAGAGCAGCCCATCTGGCGGTTGTCGGAGCGGGAATGA